The candidate division WOR-3 bacterium genome has a window encoding:
- a CDS encoding pyridoxal phosphate-dependent aminotransferase: MQLSQRARLMPASPIRRLVPYAEKAKARGIKVYHLNIGQPDIETPAEIMNGYREVDIKVLGYGHSAGLPTYIDTLVSYYHSVGIEITNDDILVTTGGSEAILFAIKAVTDPGDEVIVPEPFYTNYFGFAIMAGVKLVPITTSADNGFALPPKEQFVRLITPRTKAILFSNPGNPTGVVYSETEMELLRQLALEYNLFLIGDEVYREFVYDANVRPLSVLNLKGIEDRAVMVDSISKRYSACGARIGCVASRNRDFMATMLRFGQARLCPPTVDQLAAQRAKDIPPSYFDEVRHEYRRRRDVLCEELSKIPGVKFLRPRGAFYLIARLPVVDAEEFAIFLLNDFHLDRETVMLAPAQGFYATPGLGKDEVRIAYVLKCEDLVRAVQVLKAGLQAFSNRKV, from the coding sequence ATGCAACTTTCCCAGCGTGCCCGGTTAATGCCCGCATCCCCGATCCGGCGACTTGTGCCCTACGCCGAAAAGGCAAAGGCACGGGGCATAAAGGTTTACCATCTCAACATCGGGCAGCCTGACATCGAGACGCCCGCTGAGATAATGAACGGCTACCGGGAAGTTGACATCAAAGTTCTCGGTTATGGTCATTCGGCGGGTTTGCCGACCTATATCGATACCCTCGTTTCCTACTATCACTCGGTGGGCATTGAAATCACCAATGACGATATCCTCGTCACCACCGGTGGTAGTGAAGCGATTCTGTTTGCCATCAAAGCCGTTACCGACCCGGGCGACGAAGTGATTGTGCCCGAGCCGTTTTATACCAACTACTTCGGCTTTGCGATAATGGCGGGGGTGAAACTGGTACCGATAACCACCAGCGCCGATAACGGATTTGCCCTGCCGCCCAAAGAGCAGTTTGTGCGCCTGATTACACCGCGTACCAAAGCGATTCTCTTCTCCAATCCCGGCAACCCAACCGGTGTTGTTTACTCCGAAACGGAAATGGAACTCCTGCGCCAACTGGCACTGGAGTACAATCTGTTCTTAATCGGTGATGAGGTGTATCGGGAGTTTGTCTATGACGCGAATGTCCGCCCTTTGAGTGTCCTCAACTTAAAAGGAATTGAAGACCGGGCGGTGATGGTTGATTCAATATCAAAACGTTACAGCGCCTGCGGTGCGCGGATTGGTTGCGTTGCCAGCCGTAACCGGGATTTTATGGCAACGATGCTGAGATTTGGCCAGGCGCGGCTATGCCCGCCGACTGTTGACCAGCTTGCGGCGCAGCGGGCAAAGGACATTCCGCCCTCCTACTTTGATGAGGTACGCCATGAGTACCGGCGCCGCCGTGATGTCCTGTGTGAGGAACTGAGTAAAATCCCCGGAGTCAAATTTCTCCGACCCCGCGGTGCATTTTACCTCATTGCCCGGCTGCCGGTTGTTGATGCCGAGGAGTTCGCCATTTTCCTCTTAAACGACTTTCACCTTGACAGAGAAACGGTGATGCTCGCCCCGGCTCAAGGGTTTTACGCCACACCCGGGCTGGGTAAGGACGAAGTTCGTATCGCCTATGTGTTAAAGTGCGAAGATTTGGTACGGGCGGTACAAGTCCTCAAGGCTGGCTTGCAGGCGTTTTCTAACAGGAAAGTATAG
- a CDS encoding insulinase family protein: protein MAVEFSGTGEIQATRVPGGLLVISERLPYLKSVSLGFAFRLGSRDDPPGQEGTAHLIEHMIFKGTERMDARAINVAAESCGAELNAFTDKEATCFYARAPVDKLKEVAGLLVEILGQPAFVEAELRKEKEVVTEEIRSNEEDPESCAINLLLSALYGTSPLGKPVVGTLNSVDRINRQQLHNFYHQNYGANCAVAVAVGAVEHQQVVNYLAGLNREGCQTPVRAPSSLMPPQTLIRTRRELSQVFVCLAKPAFFYADPRRYALSVLNTALGGGVSSRLFQRLREEEGLVYSIGSFVELYEDSGLLGIYFVAEKRKLKRCITALKDELARLRQEKITPEEFARSLTMTRSALILGAESSINRMMRIARSYLLLGKVTTLEEIIDAYNQLKREEVAQLVDEILTDDRFFAGVVGPVQEQEIRPLLTQ, encoded by the coding sequence ATGGCGGTAGAATTTTCCGGTACCGGAGAGATTCAAGCCACCCGGGTTCCGGGTGGCTTGCTTGTTATTTCAGAAAGATTGCCCTATCTAAAGTCGGTGTCACTCGGCTTTGCCTTCCGGCTGGGAAGTCGTGATGACCCACCCGGACAGGAAGGAACCGCCCATCTCATTGAGCACATGATTTTCAAGGGAACCGAGCGGATGGACGCGCGGGCGATAAATGTTGCCGCAGAGTCCTGCGGTGCCGAATTAAACGCCTTTACCGACAAGGAGGCGACCTGTTTCTACGCCCGGGCACCGGTTGACAAATTGAAGGAGGTTGCCGGGTTGCTGGTCGAAATTTTAGGACAGCCCGCTTTCGTTGAAGCCGAACTGCGAAAGGAAAAAGAGGTGGTCACCGAAGAAATCAGGAGTAACGAAGAAGACCCGGAATCTTGTGCCATCAATCTTTTGCTTTCGGCACTTTACGGCACCAGCCCGTTAGGGAAACCGGTTGTTGGGACACTTAACTCGGTTGACCGGATAAACCGCCAACAACTACACAATTTTTATCACCAGAATTACGGGGCAAATTGTGCCGTCGCCGTTGCGGTCGGCGCGGTTGAGCACCAGCAGGTCGTAAATTACCTTGCCGGTTTGAACCGGGAAGGTTGCCAAACGCCCGTTCGGGCGCCATCGTCATTGATGCCCCCCCAAACCCTAATTCGCACCCGCCGCGAGTTGTCCCAGGTTTTTGTCTGCCTTGCCAAACCCGCCTTTTTCTATGCCGACCCAAGGCGCTATGCCCTTTCGGTGCTCAACACCGCACTGGGAGGCGGCGTCTCCTCCCGCTTGTTTCAAAGGTTGCGGGAAGAGGAAGGTTTGGTATATTCAATAGGCAGTTTTGTTGAACTTTATGAAGATTCTGGTCTGTTGGGAATTTACTTTGTTGCCGAAAAGCGAAAACTGAAACGCTGCATCACGGCTCTTAAAGACGAACTGGCACGACTGCGGCAGGAGAAAATCACCCCGGAGGAGTTTGCGCGGTCATTGACGATGACCCGGAGCGCACTGATTTTAGGGGCGGAAAGTTCCATCAACCGGATGATGCGCATCGCCCGCAGTTACCTCCTGCTGGGCAAGGTGACAACACTGGAGGAAATAATTGACGCTTACAACCAGTTAAAGCGGGAAGAGGTTGCTCAACTGGTTGATGAAATTTTGACCGACGACCGATTCTTTGCCGGTGTTGTCGGACCGGTTCAGGAACAGGAAATCAGACCGCTGTTAACCCAATGA